The Peribacillus simplex genome contains a region encoding:
- a CDS encoding ThuA domain-containing protein, with translation MRVLVWNEYRHEKTKPEVAKVYPDGIHGAIAGFLQSGQVEVRTATLDEEEHGLTEEALKQTDVLLWWGHVAHDEVQDEIIARVHNRVLEGMGLIVLHSGHFSKIFKRLMGTTCDLKWRVADERERLWVVDPSHPIVDGIGEYIELEKEEMYGEHFDIPAPDQLIFVSWFEGGEIFRSGCTYQRGKGRIFYFRPGHETYPTYLNPEIQRVIKNAVNWVKPEFGIVTNYGKAEPLESISGKDLK, from the coding sequence ATGAGAGTCCTGGTATGGAATGAGTATCGCCACGAGAAAACAAAGCCTGAAGTAGCAAAAGTATATCCGGATGGTATCCATGGTGCAATTGCAGGCTTTTTACAAAGTGGGCAGGTCGAGGTGAGAACCGCCACTCTCGATGAAGAAGAGCATGGATTAACCGAAGAAGCACTGAAACAAACCGATGTACTTCTTTGGTGGGGGCATGTTGCACATGATGAAGTTCAGGATGAAATCATTGCAAGGGTTCACAATCGAGTGCTCGAGGGAATGGGTCTCATCGTCCTCCATTCCGGTCATTTTTCAAAGATCTTCAAACGATTAATGGGCACGACTTGCGATTTGAAATGGCGGGTGGCGGATGAAAGGGAACGGCTCTGGGTAGTTGATCCAAGTCATCCTATCGTTGATGGAATCGGCGAATATATAGAGCTTGAGAAGGAAGAGATGTACGGGGAACATTTTGATATTCCTGCACCAGATCAATTGATATTCGTCAGTTGGTTTGAAGGCGGGGAGATATTCAGAAGCGGTTGCACGTATCAGCGGGGAAAAGGGAGGATTTTCTATTTCCGTCCAGGTCATGAAACATATCCTACCTACCTTAATCCCGAGATTCAACGAGTGATCAAGAATGCCGTTAATTGGGTCAAGCCGGAATTTGGAATCGTAACGAACTACGGGAAAGCCGAACCGTTGGAATCCATCTCAGGCAAAGATCTGAAGTGA
- the bioF gene encoding 8-amino-7-oxononanoate synthase, whose amino-acid sequence MHSEKQLPCWEEKIKKELAYLEEISQKRELVSTAFAEQPWLMINGCRMLNLASNNYLGYAGDERLKKAMVDAVHTYGAGATASRLIIGNHRLYEHAEQALVDWKKAEAGLIINSGYNANLGIISTLLSRNDIIYSDKLNHASIVDGALLSRAKHIRYRHNDLDHLEAFLKKAPIEACKLIVTDTVFSMDGDFAYLEDLVRLKDRYNALLMTDEAHGSGIYGKNGEGYAGHLQLQNKIDIQMGTFSKALGSFGAYVVGKKWLIDYLKNRMRGFIYSTALPPAILGAIKTAIELVQQEPERRSLLQTHSEHFREELAYNGFNICGSRSQIVPIVIGENEKAMEFAARLQKEGIAAIAVRPPTVPENEARIRFTVTALHDKKDLDWAVEKISIIGKEMGVIE is encoded by the coding sequence ATGCACAGTGAAAAACAATTACCTTGTTGGGAAGAAAAAATAAAGAAAGAACTGGCTTATTTAGAAGAGATATCACAAAAACGCGAACTCGTATCGACGGCATTCGCCGAGCAGCCATGGCTTATGATCAATGGGTGCAGGATGCTAAATCTAGCTTCTAATAACTATTTAGGATATGCAGGGGATGAGCGGCTGAAAAAGGCTATGGTGGATGCAGTACATACATATGGTGCAGGAGCAACGGCTTCACGTTTAATTATTGGCAATCATCGCCTTTACGAGCATGCGGAACAAGCTCTTGTCGATTGGAAGAAAGCCGAGGCAGGACTCATTATTAACAGTGGATATAACGCGAACCTTGGAATCATCTCCACCCTGCTGTCCCGAAACGATATTATTTATAGCGATAAATTGAATCATGCAAGCATTGTCGATGGAGCCCTTTTAAGCCGTGCAAAGCATATACGCTATCGTCATAATGATCTAGATCATTTAGAGGCATTCTTGAAAAAAGCACCAATTGAAGCATGTAAATTAATCGTTACGGATACAGTCTTCAGCATGGACGGTGACTTTGCTTATCTTGAAGACCTCGTTCGGTTAAAGGATCGTTATAACGCATTATTAATGACAGATGAAGCACACGGAAGCGGCATCTACGGTAAAAACGGTGAAGGTTATGCCGGTCATCTCCAACTTCAAAATAAAATAGATATCCAAATGGGAACATTCAGTAAAGCGCTCGGTTCATTCGGGGCCTATGTCGTCGGGAAAAAATGGCTAATCGACTATTTAAAAAATCGCATGCGCGGATTCATTTATTCAACTGCACTTCCCCCGGCCATTCTCGGTGCCATAAAAACAGCGATTGAACTTGTACAGCAAGAACCAGAACGCCGCTCACTGCTCCAAACACATTCAGAACACTTTAGAGAAGAACTCGCATATAACGGGTTTAATATTTGCGGAAGTCGATCACAAATTGTTCCTATCGTCATCGGGGAAAACGAAAAAGCGATGGAATTTGCCGCACGTTTGCAGAAAGAAGGAATTGCAGCTATTGCTGTCAGGCCGCCGACCGTTCCTGAAAATGAGGCGAGAATCCGGTTTACCGTAACAGCTCTCCACGATAAAAAAGATCTTGATTGGGCAGTTGAAAAGATTTCAATCATTGGAAAAGAAATGGGTGTTATTGAATGA
- a CDS encoding carbohydrate ABC transporter permease, with protein sequence MRGKWKLWLIGFIGFILAILWLTPFYLMLVNAFKMKRDIFADTLGLPETWTFENFTQAFEQLDFLRTLFNSLLISGVSVVIIIIFSAMAAYALSRNKSKISSLLFFVFVAAMLIPFQSVMIPLVAQFGQLGMLNKAGLIFMYLGFGCSLSIFLYHGTLKGIPISLDEAAKIDGANRFQVFWYIIFPLLKPMSITVGILNVIWIWNDYLLPSLVIGGAGSETIPLKLFFFFGQYTKQWHLALAGLTLSIIPVIIAYFFAQRQIIKGIADGAVK encoded by the coding sequence ATGAGGGGAAAATGGAAATTGTGGCTGATTGGATTCATCGGATTCATTTTGGCCATATTATGGCTCACTCCGTTTTATTTAATGCTTGTAAATGCCTTTAAAATGAAACGGGATATATTTGCCGATACACTGGGACTGCCTGAAACCTGGACATTCGAAAACTTCACTCAAGCTTTCGAGCAATTGGATTTCCTCCGGACTTTATTCAATTCTTTATTGATATCGGGCGTCAGTGTAGTCATCATCATCATTTTTTCTGCGATGGCAGCATACGCTCTTTCCCGAAACAAAAGTAAAATAAGTTCCCTGCTTTTCTTCGTGTTTGTGGCAGCCATGCTAATTCCGTTTCAGTCTGTGATGATACCGCTCGTTGCCCAATTCGGACAGCTTGGGATGTTGAACAAGGCTGGACTGATTTTCATGTATTTAGGTTTTGGCTGCAGTCTTTCCATATTCTTATATCATGGTACCTTAAAAGGGATTCCCATCTCACTTGATGAGGCAGCAAAGATTGATGGTGCTAACCGGTTTCAGGTATTTTGGTATATCATATTTCCATTATTAAAACCGATGTCGATTACAGTTGGTATCTTAAATGTCATTTGGATATGGAATGACTATTTACTGCCATCCCTTGTTATTGGCGGAGCGGGGTCGGAGACCATTCCGCTTAAATTATTCTTCTTTTTCGGTCAATATACGAAGCAATGGCATCTTGCCTTGGCTGGACTTACTTTATCCATCATTCCAGTCATCATTGCGTACTTTTTCGCTCAGAGGCAAATTATCAAAGGAATTGCAGATGGAGCCGTTAAATAA
- a CDS encoding YitT family protein, translating to MKKISLDVFFILIGAFIFALAINLFVIPNELGEGGVTGITIILFYLFEWSPGLLSLIINAFLLIVGYKYLSKITTVYTIIAVAFNSLFLHLTESWTISSDELVINAIFGGVFAGAGIGMIIRVGGTTAGTTILARITNKYLGWSLSYGLLFFDLIVAFSSYFIIGAEGLMLTILMLYIGTKTMEFIIEGLNPKKAITIISNEADQIAKQVTELMDRGVTVFSGHGYYTKASKDILYIVISKQEVLKLKRIVKSTDSNAFIAIHDVRDVFGEGFLDISKS from the coding sequence ATGAAAAAGATTTCTTTAGATGTTTTCTTTATATTAATAGGAGCTTTTATTTTTGCTTTGGCAATAAACCTTTTCGTCATTCCCAATGAACTTGGTGAGGGGGGAGTCACGGGGATAACCATCATTTTATTTTATCTTTTTGAATGGTCACCAGGGCTGTTAAGTTTGATCATTAACGCTTTCCTGCTCATCGTCGGTTATAAATATTTGTCGAAAATAACAACGGTATATACAATCATAGCCGTTGCATTTAATTCACTTTTCCTTCATTTAACCGAAAGTTGGACGATCTCTTCAGATGAATTGGTCATCAATGCGATATTTGGCGGGGTTTTTGCCGGTGCCGGAATTGGCATGATCATTCGTGTTGGAGGCACTACTGCCGGTACGACGATACTGGCCCGAATTACGAATAAGTATTTAGGATGGAGCTTAAGCTATGGACTTCTGTTCTTCGATTTAATCGTTGCGTTCTCATCTTATTTCATCATTGGTGCAGAAGGCCTGATGCTCACTATCCTTATGCTTTATATTGGAACAAAAACGATGGAATTCATCATTGAGGGATTGAACCCGAAAAAAGCGATTACCATCATTTCAAATGAAGCGGACCAAATTGCAAAACAAGTAACCGAATTGATGGACCGGGGGGTCACTGTTTTTAGCGGTCATGGATACTATACAAAAGCATCCAAGGATATTTTATATATCGTTATAAGTAAGCAAGAGGTACTGAAATTAAAGAGAATAGTGAAGTCGACGGATAGCAATGCTTTTATAGCCATACATGATGTTAGGGACGTATTTGGTGAAGGATTCCTGGATATCTCGAAGTCCTGA
- a CDS encoding alpha/beta fold hydrolase — MKQPNLVMLPGWGMEKGAFEPLIKPLSDVFHLSFIEWRDMKALNDFEERVIDTIASIDGPVYILSWSLGSLVSLELASSYREKIKGFIFFGATSRFITGENYSFGWDPRMVGRMKKQLQRNKEKTLASFYEAMFCEAEKDEGLYHQFIKTIQSEFHGDDVFSLLIGLDYLLQKDARARLDRIEAPIILLHGREDNICPLEASSFIKENLGGKAEFHIIEDAGHTPFFTKPQECMQHIKTFIQKEYIHD; from the coding sequence ATGAAACAGCCGAATTTAGTCATGCTTCCTGGCTGGGGAATGGAAAAAGGTGCGTTTGAACCGTTAATCAAACCTCTGTCAGATGTATTTCACCTTTCATTTATAGAATGGAGGGATATGAAAGCACTAAATGACTTTGAAGAAAGAGTCATAGACACAATCGCTTCCATCGATGGTCCTGTTTATATACTGAGTTGGTCATTAGGATCACTGGTTTCACTTGAACTTGCAAGTTCGTATCGAGAAAAAATAAAAGGTTTTATCTTTTTTGGTGCAACAAGTCGGTTTATAACAGGAGAAAATTATTCATTTGGCTGGGATCCACGAATGGTCGGGCGCATGAAGAAACAACTACAGCGCAATAAAGAGAAGACTTTGGCTTCTTTCTATGAAGCGATGTTTTGCGAAGCTGAAAAAGATGAAGGTTTATATCATCAATTCATCAAGACCATTCAAAGCGAGTTTCATGGAGATGATGTGTTTTCGCTTCTTATTGGCTTGGATTATTTACTTCAGAAAGATGCTAGAGCAAGACTCGACCGGATTGAAGCCCCCATTATATTGCTTCATGGGAGGGAAGACAACATTTGTCCACTCGAAGCCTCATCTTTCATTAAAGAAAACCTGGGTGGGAAAGCCGAGTTTCATATTATCGAGGATGCTGGCCATACTCCGTTTTTCACAAAACCACAGGAATGTATGCAGCATATAAAAACATTTATTCAAAAGGAGTACATTCATGATTGA
- a CDS encoding Gfo/Idh/MocA family protein, producing the protein MGKVKVGVIGCGSIAKNRHFPEYDAHQETEIIAVCDIVPDRANAAAQRYGAQAYTDYIELLKNEEIEAISVCTPNYLHARITVAALEAGKHVLCEKPMATSLVDAEKMNAAAAKSGKILMIGHNQRFVPSHQKAKQLIESGEVGKVYSFRTAFGHSGPETWSVDGLESWFFKKDQAVIGAMGDLGVHKADLLRYILGEEFVEVGAFVETTAKKNTDVDDSAACILRTESGIIGTLTASWSYAKEDNATVIYAEKAVLRLEDDPKYSLIIHHDNGKTETIQLGSIQTNDSEGQHDSEVISHFVKCVVDNEEPLASGVEGLKSLKVILGAMESNASRKIIRL; encoded by the coding sequence ATGGGTAAAGTGAAGGTAGGAGTCATTGGATGCGGGAGTATTGCAAAAAACAGGCATTTTCCGGAGTATGATGCACATCAAGAAACGGAGATCATTGCCGTTTGTGATATAGTACCGGACCGGGCGAATGCAGCAGCACAAAGGTATGGCGCGCAAGCATATACTGATTATATAGAACTTTTGAAGAATGAGGAGATTGAAGCGATCAGTGTATGTACCCCGAATTACCTGCATGCACGCATCACAGTTGCGGCCTTGGAAGCTGGTAAGCACGTCCTTTGTGAGAAACCAATGGCTACTTCTTTAGTAGACGCTGAAAAAATGAATGCAGCAGCAGCGAAAAGCGGCAAAATACTAATGATTGGTCATAATCAGCGTTTTGTTCCCTCACATCAAAAAGCGAAGCAGCTTATTGAGAGCGGGGAGGTGGGGAAGGTCTATAGCTTCCGGACGGCTTTTGGACATTCCGGGCCGGAAACCTGGAGCGTGGACGGACTGGAAAGCTGGTTTTTTAAAAAGGATCAGGCAGTCATTGGTGCAATGGGCGATTTAGGCGTTCATAAAGCTGATTTATTAAGGTATATCCTTGGAGAAGAATTTGTTGAAGTGGGAGCCTTTGTGGAAACGACTGCCAAGAAAAATACAGACGTTGATGACAGTGCGGCCTGTATCCTCCGGACGGAGAGCGGTATCATCGGAACGCTTACCGCCAGCTGGTCTTATGCAAAAGAAGACAATGCTACGGTCATTTATGCGGAAAAAGCGGTATTGCGCCTTGAAGACGATCCGAAATACTCACTGATCATCCATCATGATAATGGAAAGACAGAAACCATCCAATTAGGAAGCATCCAGACTAATGACTCAGAAGGACAGCATGACTCCGAAGTGATCAGCCACTTTGTAAAATGTGTGGTGGACAATGAGGAGCCACTTGCCTCAGGAGTTGAGGGATTAAAATCATTAAAAGTCATTCTTGGCGCGATGGAATCAAATGCATCCCGAAAAATCATCCGCTTATAA
- a CDS encoding carbohydrate ABC transporter permease, with the protein MRNRDAAYWLFLTPVLAALILVVIVPLIYGFYYSFTNWNGLGTPDFIGFKNYIDLFTDKGFLDTFWFTIKFSVAAIVVINIIGLSLALIVTSKIKSSNILRTVFFMPNLIGGLILGFIWQFIFIKVFGAIGDLTGIEAFNGWLSTTDTGFWGLIILTSWQMAGYIMIIYIAYLQAVPEDLIEAAKIDGANSFQRFRHITFPLVAPAFTVSLFLTLSHSFKIYDQNLSLTNGAPYNSTEMVAMNIVKSAFTENDMAYAQAKAVIFFVIVAVVSLTQVYFNKKREVEL; encoded by the coding sequence TTGAGAAATCGGGATGCTGCATATTGGCTGTTTTTGACACCTGTTCTTGCTGCACTCATTTTGGTTGTGATCGTGCCACTCATCTACGGATTTTATTATTCCTTTACGAATTGGAACGGTTTAGGGACGCCGGATTTCATCGGTTTTAAGAATTATATAGACTTGTTTACGGATAAAGGGTTCCTTGATACATTTTGGTTCACCATTAAATTTTCCGTAGCGGCAATTGTGGTAATCAATATCATCGGATTAAGTTTGGCTCTCATCGTGACTTCGAAAATTAAATCAAGCAATATACTGCGGACGGTTTTCTTTATGCCCAATTTAATTGGCGGTTTGATTCTCGGCTTTATTTGGCAGTTCATTTTTATTAAGGTCTTCGGTGCGATTGGTGATTTGACTGGGATCGAAGCATTTAATGGATGGTTATCAACGACTGATACAGGTTTTTGGGGATTGATCATTTTAACATCATGGCAAATGGCCGGATATATCATGATCATTTATATTGCCTATTTGCAGGCTGTTCCTGAAGACTTGATCGAAGCGGCAAAAATTGATGGAGCTAACAGCTTCCAGCGCTTTCGCCATATAACTTTTCCACTGGTGGCACCTGCTTTTACCGTCAGTTTGTTTTTGACGCTTTCCCACTCGTTCAAGATCTATGATCAAAATCTTTCTTTGACGAATGGAGCTCCCTATAATTCAACTGAAATGGTTGCGATGAACATTGTAAAATCGGCCTTCACCGAAAACGATATGGCATATGCACAGGCCAAGGCCGTTATCTTTTTCGTGATCGTGGCGGTCGTTTCGCTGACACAAGTCTATTTCAATAAAAAACGGGAGGTTGAGCTGTAA
- a CDS encoding Gfo/Idh/MocA family protein: MYKLKMGIIGAGGIAQKRHIPAFQKFQDKVVLYAIQDIDEMKAREVAREFHIEKVFTNYEEMFAEVDAVTIATPNKFHAEISIAALQAGVHVLCEKPMAITTEECLAITEAANISGKVLSTAYHYRFMKEAQAAKKMIQAGEIGEPYVARVQAIRRRKVPGWGVFTSKELQGGGSVIDYGCHLLDLALWLMDDPEPIEIVGSTYNYVSKGVDQVNLWGNFDASVFEVDDHATAYIKFANGASLLFETSWAANIREEATVLSLSGTQGGLDVFPLVLNQAKHGMLLNSEAVWMPGEDTPDLQQAENFINSCLGLAEPLVKPSEAMKVSKIIEAIYQSSASGKVMSIN; the protein is encoded by the coding sequence ATGTACAAATTAAAAATGGGTATTATCGGTGCTGGCGGCATTGCCCAAAAAAGGCATATCCCAGCTTTTCAAAAATTTCAAGATAAAGTGGTTTTATACGCCATTCAGGATATAGATGAAATGAAGGCGCGAGAAGTGGCGCGTGAATTTCATATCGAGAAGGTTTTCACCAATTATGAAGAAATGTTTGCCGAAGTGGATGCTGTTACGATTGCAACGCCAAATAAGTTCCATGCGGAGATTTCCATTGCTGCTCTGCAAGCGGGTGTACATGTGCTATGCGAAAAGCCAATGGCCATTACAACTGAAGAATGTTTAGCGATAACCGAGGCTGCAAATATATCGGGTAAAGTTTTATCGACCGCTTATCATTACCGCTTCATGAAGGAAGCCCAGGCTGCAAAGAAAATGATTCAGGCAGGTGAAATCGGTGAACCATATGTAGCGCGTGTACAGGCAATCAGACGACGAAAAGTCCCTGGCTGGGGAGTGTTTACAAGCAAGGAATTGCAAGGCGGGGGAAGTGTGATCGATTACGGCTGCCATTTGCTTGATTTGGCTTTATGGCTGATGGATGACCCAGAACCGATTGAAATCGTAGGTTCGACATATAATTATGTCAGTAAGGGTGTCGATCAAGTCAATTTATGGGGGAATTTCGATGCCTCTGTATTTGAAGTGGATGACCATGCCACTGCATATATCAAATTCGCCAACGGAGCATCGCTATTATTCGAAACATCCTGGGCCGCGAATATACGTGAAGAAGCAACTGTTTTAAGTTTATCCGGGACGCAGGGCGGACTTGATGTGTTCCCGCTGGTCTTAAATCAGGCTAAGCACGGCATGCTCTTAAATAGTGAGGCAGTATGGATGCCAGGGGAGGATACACCAGACCTGCAGCAGGCAGAGAACTTTATTAATAGCTGTCTGGGGTTGGCAGAACCATTGGTAAAACCATCGGAAGCCATGAAAGTTTCGAAAATAATCGAAGCCATTTATCAAAGCTCGGCAAGTGGGAAGGTCATGAGCATAAATTAA
- a CDS encoding LacI family DNA-binding transcriptional regulator: protein MSVTIKDVAKKANVAPSTVSRVIHNSPTISEKTKRKVRKVLKEMGYHMNENARNLVTKSTKAIGIVMKSSARESLYNPFFPEVIRGIGDFCNKEGYSLSLTTGETEDAIFEDVVKMVQGRRVDGMIVLYSKKDDKVVPYLLKQGFPFVLIGKPSTNMSGITFIDNDNVQAAREVSEFVISLGHERIAFLGGSPEFEVIQDRLTGFQQAMEQAGVDVRQEYIKLIPLNRTDGIKAIDELLELKEAPTAFLVMDLLLGVLLLGVLAEKNLKVPQQISVVCFNHSEFIEFLSTPLTTVDIHTYQLGYEAAKCVFDLIANPEMMEKSISIPTKIIKRESHFVAEKEIKRKM from the coding sequence TTGTCTGTTACTATAAAAGACGTTGCAAAAAAAGCGAATGTCGCTCCATCAACTGTATCGCGTGTAATCCATAACAGCCCGACTATCAGTGAAAAGACAAAGCGTAAAGTACGCAAGGTATTAAAGGAAATGGGCTATCATATGAATGAAAATGCCCGGAACTTAGTCACGAAGTCAACTAAGGCCATTGGGATCGTCATGAAAAGCTCGGCAAGGGAATCACTTTACAATCCCTTTTTCCCAGAAGTGATCCGAGGCATCGGGGATTTCTGTAATAAAGAAGGGTACAGTCTTTCTCTGACAACGGGCGAGACGGAGGATGCCATCTTTGAGGATGTTGTGAAGATGGTTCAGGGCAGAAGAGTGGATGGCATGATTGTTTTGTACTCTAAAAAGGACGATAAAGTGGTGCCGTATTTATTAAAGCAGGGCTTCCCGTTCGTTTTGATCGGGAAGCCAAGTACGAACATGAGCGGTATCACATTCATTGATAACGATAATGTTCAAGCGGCCAGGGAAGTATCGGAGTTTGTAATCAGTCTTGGACATGAGCGAATTGCCTTTTTAGGGGGCAGTCCCGAGTTTGAGGTGATCCAGGACCGCTTGACAGGCTTTCAACAAGCGATGGAACAGGCAGGGGTGGATGTACGACAGGAATATATCAAATTGATTCCTTTAAATCGAACGGATGGAATAAAGGCGATTGACGAATTGCTGGAATTGAAAGAGGCACCAACCGCTTTTTTGGTAATGGATCTATTATTGGGTGTTCTCTTGCTTGGAGTGTTGGCTGAGAAGAACTTGAAAGTGCCACAGCAAATAAGCGTTGTCTGTTTTAACCACTCAGAATTCATAGAATTTTTAAGTACACCGCTGACAACGGTTGATATCCATACGTATCAGTTAGGGTATGAGGCGGCAAAATGCGTGTTCGATCTAATTGCAAATCCGGAAATGATGGAAAAGAGTATCAGCATTCCTACCAAAATCATAAAGCGGGAGTCGCATTTTGTTGCCGAAAAGGAAATTAAAAGAAAAATGTAG
- a CDS encoding sugar phosphate isomerase/epimerase family protein yields MKLGVFTVLFAQKSFEDMLDYVADSGLKTVEIGTGGYPGNIHCPLDELLESEEKRQKYLEAVQTRGLTISAFSCHGNPISPDEAFAKESDETLIKTIKLASLLNVPVVNTFSGTAGDHEGAKYPNWPVAPWPNEYTDVLKWQWEEKLIPYWKKAAAIADEHNIKIGLELHGGFLVHTPYTLLKLREATSDAIGANLDPSHLWWQGIEPVGAIKILGKAGAIYHFHAKDTYLDQDNINMYGLTDMQPYGNIQSRAWNFRSVGCGHSLQEWSDIMSALRTYGYDYVVSIEHEDPLMSVEEGFQRAVTNLKTVLINESPTDLWWV; encoded by the coding sequence GTGAAATTAGGGGTTTTTACAGTGCTATTTGCTCAAAAATCATTCGAGGATATGCTTGATTATGTCGCAGATTCCGGATTAAAAACAGTTGAAATCGGTACAGGCGGGTATCCAGGCAATATCCACTGTCCGCTCGATGAACTGCTGGAAAGTGAAGAAAAACGCCAAAAATACCTCGAAGCCGTTCAAACAAGAGGATTAACGATCAGTGCATTCAGCTGCCACGGCAATCCGATCTCTCCAGATGAAGCATTCGCTAAAGAAAGTGATGAAACATTGATTAAAACAATCAAGCTTGCATCCTTATTGAACGTCCCGGTAGTCAATACCTTTTCTGGTACAGCCGGTGATCACGAAGGAGCTAAATATCCAAACTGGCCTGTCGCCCCATGGCCGAATGAGTATACAGATGTGCTGAAATGGCAATGGGAAGAAAAATTGATCCCCTATTGGAAAAAAGCAGCCGCGATTGCCGATGAGCACAATATAAAAATCGGACTTGAACTGCATGGGGGCTTTCTCGTCCACACACCCTACACCTTGTTAAAGCTGCGGGAAGCTACATCTGATGCAATTGGCGCCAACCTTGATCCAAGCCATCTTTGGTGGCAGGGCATCGAACCAGTCGGGGCCATCAAAATCCTAGGGAAAGCGGGAGCAATCTACCACTTCCACGCAAAAGACACATACTTGGATCAGGATAACATCAATATGTATGGATTAACCGACATGCAGCCATATGGAAATATCCAGAGCCGTGCCTGGAACTTTCGCTCTGTAGGATGCGGCCACAGCCTGCAAGAATGGTCCGACATCATGAGCGCCCTTCGCACATACGGTTACGATTACGTTGTCAGCATCGAACATGAAGATCCGCTGATGTCAGTTGAAGAAGGATTCCAACGGGCTGTTACCAATCTGAAAACTGTACTCATTAACGAAAGCCCAACTGATTTATGGTGGGTATAA
- a CDS encoding ABC transporter substrate-binding protein — MKRKKWYGGILTVLLIFSVILAGCSSSTGGNSDSKDVVTLDIFQFKVEFKSQFEALAKQYEKENPDVKIKVSTVGGGNDYKSAITAKFASGEEPAVFNIGGPVDVEQYKDRLTDLKDTKAAAAALDGTLDGVEEDGQVLGLPFNQEGYGLIYNKRIFKEAGINPDEITSYEALEAAVKKMDSQKDKLKIDAVFAYPVKEKWVTGNHLSNVFLAPEFDGNVLEASKAPTVKFTDGDKFKQLVDIQNEYSVQPTASLDYSQQVEELFSLEKVAIIQQGNWVYNTVYDMDPELAEKGIGIIPIPNGDSAGMPVGVPNYWAVNKKSDEKVQEAAKKFLDWMYTSEEGKKAVLEDFKFIPAYEGYDVEKIADPISKEIYKYSQEGNTIGWVFNGYPVGWNDDLGASVQKYVTGKLTWEELVKQNIENWEKIHSK; from the coding sequence ATGAAGCGTAAAAAATGGTACGGGGGAATTCTTACTGTTTTATTAATTTTTAGTGTGATTTTGGCTGGATGCTCCTCTTCAACTGGTGGAAACAGCGACTCAAAGGATGTCGTGACGCTGGATATATTTCAATTCAAGGTAGAATTCAAGTCGCAATTCGAGGCATTGGCAAAACAATATGAAAAAGAGAATCCAGATGTAAAGATCAAGGTATCGACAGTTGGCGGCGGAAATGATTATAAATCAGCCATTACCGCAAAGTTCGCTTCAGGTGAGGAGCCGGCGGTCTTTAACATTGGCGGACCGGTGGATGTCGAACAATATAAAGATAGATTAACAGATTTAAAGGATACGAAGGCTGCAGCTGCAGCACTTGATGGCACTTTGGATGGTGTGGAAGAGGACGGGCAAGTCCTTGGACTTCCATTTAACCAGGAAGGATATGGCTTGATTTATAACAAACGGATATTTAAAGAAGCCGGAATTAATCCTGATGAAATTACAAGTTATGAAGCCTTAGAGGCGGCAGTCAAGAAAATGGATTCACAAAAGGACAAATTGAAAATCGATGCAGTTTTCGCTTATCCGGTCAAAGAGAAGTGGGTGACAGGAAATCATTTATCCAATGTTTTCTTAGCACCGGAGTTTGATGGGAATGTATTAGAGGCAAGCAAGGCTCCAACGGTTAAATTCACCGATGGTGACAAGTTTAAACAACTGGTCGATATCCAAAATGAATATTCCGTCCAGCCGACAGCAAGCCTCGATTACTCCCAACAAGTGGAAGAGCTGTTCTCACTTGAAAAGGTTGCGATCATTCAGCAAGGCAACTGGGTGTATAACACAGTGTATGATATGGACCCTGAGTTAGCTGAAAAGGGAATTGGCATCATCCCGATTCCAAATGGAGACTCTGCAGGCATGCCGGTCGGCGTACCGAACTATTGGGCAGTGAACAAGAAATCGGATGAAAAGGTACAGGAAGCAGCGAAGAAGTTCCTCGACTGGATGTATACATCCGAGGAAGGGAAAAAAGCCGTTTTGGAAGACTTTAAATTCATTCCTGCATATGAAGGATATGATGTCGAAAAAATTGCCGATCCAATTTCAAAAGAAATTTATAAATACTCCCAAGAAGGAAACACGATTGGTTGGGTGTTTAATGGATATCCGGTTGGTTGGAATGATGATCTTGGGGCAAGTGTCCAAAAATACGTAACCGGTAAATTGACTTGGGAGGAACTTGTCAAACAGAACATTGAAAATTGGGAGAAGATTCATAGCAAATAA